The Mycobacterium seoulense genome has a window encoding:
- a CDS encoding thiolase family protein: MGLRGEAAIVGYVELPPERLNKASLAPFAIEQWAELSAAALDDAGLTGDVVNGIVASHLAESEIFVPSTIAEYLGVGARFAEHVDLGGASAAAMVWRAAAAIELGICDAVLCALPARYITPSSKKKPRPLVDAMFFGSSSNQYGSPQAEFEIPYGNLGQNGPYGQVAQRYAAVYGYDERAMAKIVVDQRFNANHTEGAIWKDKPLTVDEVLASPVIADPLHMLEIVMPCVGGAAVVVANADLARRARHRPVWIKGFGEHVPFKTPTYAKDLLHTPIAEAADTAFAMTDLSREQMDMVSIYDCYTITVLLSLEDAGFCEKGKGMEFVADHDLTFRGDFPLNTAGGQLGFGQAGLAGGMHHVCDATRQIMGRAGAAQVADCHRAFVSGNGGILSEQTTLILEGD, encoded by the coding sequence ATGGGATTACGCGGGGAAGCCGCGATCGTCGGCTACGTCGAACTTCCGCCCGAGCGCCTCAACAAGGCCTCGCTCGCCCCGTTCGCGATCGAGCAATGGGCGGAACTGTCCGCTGCCGCCCTCGACGATGCCGGATTGACCGGTGACGTCGTCAACGGGATCGTGGCATCGCACCTGGCGGAGTCCGAGATCTTCGTGCCGTCCACCATCGCCGAATACCTCGGCGTCGGTGCGCGATTCGCCGAGCACGTCGACCTCGGCGGTGCCAGCGCCGCCGCCATGGTCTGGCGGGCCGCCGCGGCGATCGAGCTGGGCATCTGTGACGCGGTGTTATGCGCGCTGCCGGCCAGATACATCACACCGTCATCGAAGAAGAAGCCCAGGCCGTTGGTCGACGCGATGTTCTTCGGTTCGTCGAGCAACCAATACGGCTCTCCCCAGGCCGAATTCGAGATCCCCTACGGCAACCTCGGCCAGAACGGCCCGTACGGGCAGGTGGCCCAGCGCTACGCGGCCGTCTATGGCTACGACGAGCGGGCGATGGCCAAGATCGTCGTCGACCAGCGGTTCAACGCGAACCACACCGAGGGCGCGATCTGGAAGGACAAGCCGCTCACGGTCGACGAGGTCTTGGCCAGCCCGGTGATCGCCGACCCGCTGCACATGCTGGAGATCGTGATGCCGTGTGTCGGGGGTGCCGCGGTGGTCGTCGCCAACGCCGACCTCGCCAGGCGTGCCCGTCATCGACCGGTGTGGATCAAGGGATTTGGTGAACACGTGCCGTTCAAGACCCCCACCTACGCAAAGGACCTGCTGCACACCCCGATCGCGGAGGCCGCCGACACCGCGTTCGCCATGACCGATCTGAGCCGGGAGCAGATGGACATGGTGTCGATCTACGACTGCTACACGATCACCGTGCTGCTGTCGCTGGAGGACGCCGGGTTCTGCGAGAAGGGCAAGGGCATGGAATTCGTCGCCGATCATGACCTGACGTTCCGCGGCGACTTCCCGCTCAACACCGCGGGTGGGCAACTGGGCTTCGGTCAGGCCGGGCTCGCCGGTGGCATGCACCACGTCTGCGACGCCACGCGCCAGATCATGGGCCGCGCGGGCGCCGCGCAGGTCGCCGACTGTCACCGTGCCTTCGTGTCCGGCAACGGCGGAATCCTGTCGGAACAAACCACGCTGATACTCGAGGGGGATTGA
- a CDS encoding DUF190 domain-containing protein translates to MDEDCLKLTTYLAERRRTDEGFVSDAMLDLCARHRIACGVVLRGIGGFGTGRHVRTDESLTLSEDPPVAIVAVDTRAKIEALLDPVLAIKRRGLVTLERARLLREDIGPLELPDELREAVKLTVYVGRKERVNGTPAYIAICDLLHRRRIAGASVLLGVDGVTHGQRHRARFIGRNANVPMMILAVGSGERIAGVLPELAALQRHPMFTLERVRVCKRDGELLERPHALPGVDERGLPLFQKLTIYTSESALHEGVPIHRAIVRRLRQCEAPDGATVLRGIWGYHGDHRPHGDKFLSLRRRVPVVTIVVDTPANIAETFDVIDELTRDDGLVTSEMVPAVVSDEHDSDDGPPRMAHHRY, encoded by the coding sequence ATGGACGAGGACTGCCTCAAACTCACCACCTATCTGGCCGAGCGTCGGCGAACCGATGAAGGCTTCGTGTCCGATGCGATGCTCGACCTGTGTGCGCGGCATCGCATCGCCTGTGGCGTGGTGCTGCGCGGCATAGGCGGCTTCGGTACGGGGCGCCACGTGAGGACCGACGAGTCATTGACGTTGTCCGAGGATCCGCCCGTCGCGATCGTCGCGGTCGACACGAGGGCGAAGATCGAGGCCCTGCTCGACCCGGTGCTTGCCATCAAGCGGCGCGGCCTGGTCACCTTGGAGCGGGCGCGGTTGCTGCGCGAAGACATCGGGCCGCTGGAGCTGCCCGACGAATTGCGCGAAGCCGTCAAGCTGACCGTGTACGTCGGCCGCAAGGAACGGGTCAACGGCACCCCGGCCTACATCGCCATCTGTGATCTCCTGCACCGGCGTCGCATCGCGGGCGCATCGGTGCTGCTGGGGGTCGACGGCGTCACCCACGGGCAGCGGCACCGGGCGCGCTTCATCGGCCGAAACGCCAACGTCCCGATGATGATCCTCGCCGTCGGATCCGGTGAGCGCATCGCGGGGGTACTGCCGGAGCTGGCGGCGCTGCAGCGCCACCCGATGTTCACGCTAGAGCGGGTCCGCGTGTGCAAACGCGACGGCGAACTACTGGAACGGCCGCACGCCCTCCCCGGGGTCGACGAGCGTGGCCTGCCGCTGTTCCAGAAATTGACGATCTACACGTCCGAGTCGGCCCTCCACGAGGGCGTGCCGATTCACCGCGCGATCGTGCGGCGGCTTCGGCAGTGCGAAGCACCCGACGGGGCGACCGTGCTGCGCGGCATCTGGGGATACCACGGCGACCATCGACCGCACGGCGACAAGTTCCTGTCGCTGCGCCGCCGCGTCCCCGTCGTGACCATCGTCGTGGACACCCCCGCCAACATCGCCGAAACCTTCGATGTGATCGACGAATTGACGCGCGACGACGGGCTGGTGACGAGCGAGATGGTGCCCGCCGTGGTGTCGGACGAACACGACAGCGACGACGGGCCGCCGCGGATGGCCCACCACCGCTACTAG
- a CDS encoding pyruvate kinase, translated as MDLLDQIDDLLTSLSDAEASWAGWLSAVATEHRSSARNLVHYWAIRQSDLRELQATLAEFGLSSLGRSEAHVQATLAAVRSAIAAMVHGSWRPPPPSAVPIAQGSRILRQRAAELLGPQPAHRTTRIMVTLPSAAASDAEVVREFVQRGMNIARINCAHDDVRAWRAMVHHVRDAAARAGTTCLVAMDLAGPKLRTGPLMPGPRVLKLRPRRDALGHVVAPARAWLTSTEEPSDPPEPEMALVTVPRQWLANRAAGDVLALTDARGSKRRLVLGSLSEIPEPSGFVVSGRQTTYLQTGTVLLAEGDEEPTEVGLLPTTEQSLLLHAGDLLRLTRDCSPAPVEGSQAIPRIGCTLPEAFDQARVGDAVHFDDGRIGGRVVSVDRDVLTVRIDHPENGRARLKAGKGINMPDTDLPVPALTDRDVVDLAAVVELADLVDMSFVRTPSDVERLLDELDRLGGDNVGIVLKIETRQGFEHLPQLLLTAMRRPLAGVMIARGDLAVECGYERMAELQEEILWLCEAAHLPVIWATQVLEQLAKTGLPSRAEISDAAMSERAECVMLNKGPYLNDAITALDNIMSRMAEHHYKKNALFRPLRSWSASIGESLDDEPRGPLGPPS; from the coding sequence GTGGATTTGCTCGATCAGATCGACGACCTCCTGACCAGCTTGTCGGACGCGGAGGCGTCCTGGGCGGGATGGCTATCGGCCGTTGCAACCGAGCATCGGTCGAGCGCGCGGAATCTGGTGCACTATTGGGCGATTCGCCAATCCGATCTGCGCGAACTGCAGGCCACCTTGGCCGAGTTCGGCCTTTCGTCGTTGGGCCGCAGCGAAGCACATGTGCAGGCCACGCTGGCGGCGGTTCGCTCGGCGATCGCCGCGATGGTGCACGGAAGCTGGCGGCCGCCGCCACCGTCAGCGGTACCGATTGCGCAGGGCTCAAGGATCCTGCGACAACGCGCGGCTGAGCTGCTGGGCCCTCAGCCCGCGCATCGCACGACCCGCATCATGGTCACGCTCCCGTCAGCGGCCGCGAGTGACGCCGAGGTGGTTCGCGAATTCGTGCAACGCGGCATGAACATCGCCCGGATCAACTGCGCTCACGACGATGTACGGGCGTGGCGCGCAATGGTCCACCACGTTCGGGACGCGGCCGCACGCGCAGGCACGACATGTCTGGTCGCAATGGACCTCGCCGGGCCGAAGCTGCGGACCGGGCCCCTGATGCCGGGGCCGCGCGTGCTCAAACTGCGTCCGCGGCGGGACGCTCTCGGTCACGTCGTCGCCCCGGCGCGAGCGTGGCTGACGTCGACCGAGGAACCGAGCGACCCGCCCGAACCCGAAATGGCATTGGTTACGGTGCCGCGGCAGTGGCTGGCCAACCGCGCCGCCGGCGATGTGCTGGCCTTGACGGACGCACGCGGGTCCAAGCGCCGACTCGTCCTCGGGTCCCTCAGTGAAATCCCCGAACCTAGCGGATTCGTCGTGTCCGGGCGGCAGACAACGTACCTGCAGACGGGGACGGTGCTGCTCGCCGAAGGCGACGAGGAACCGACCGAAGTCGGATTGCTCCCCACCACCGAGCAAAGTCTGTTGCTGCATGCCGGCGACCTGCTGCGGTTGACGCGCGACTGTTCACCGGCCCCGGTCGAGGGAAGTCAGGCGATTCCGCGCATCGGTTGCACGCTGCCCGAGGCGTTCGATCAGGCCCGTGTCGGTGACGCGGTCCACTTTGACGACGGCAGGATCGGTGGGCGGGTGGTGTCGGTCGACCGCGATGTTCTTACCGTGCGCATTGACCATCCGGAAAATGGCCGAGCCCGCCTGAAGGCCGGCAAGGGCATCAACATGCCCGATACCGACCTGCCGGTGCCGGCGCTCACGGACCGCGACGTCGTCGACCTGGCCGCGGTGGTCGAACTGGCGGATCTGGTCGATATGTCGTTCGTGCGGACCCCGTCGGATGTCGAACGGTTGCTCGATGAGCTCGACCGGCTGGGTGGCGACAACGTGGGCATCGTGCTCAAGATCGAAACCCGGCAGGGCTTCGAACACCTACCGCAACTGCTGCTTACGGCGATGCGCCGTCCCCTGGCCGGGGTGATGATCGCGCGCGGGGACTTGGCCGTCGAGTGCGGCTATGAGCGGATGGCCGAGTTGCAGGAGGAAATCCTGTGGCTGTGCGAGGCCGCGCACTTGCCGGTGATTTGGGCGACGCAGGTACTCGAACAGCTCGCCAAAACCGGCTTGCCGTCCCGCGCCGAGATCAGCGATGCGGCCATGAGCGAGCGGGCGGAGTGCGTGATGCTCAACAAGGGGCCTTACCTCAACGACGCGATCACCGCCCTCGACAACATCATGTCGCGAATGGCGGAGCACCACTACAAGAAGAACGCATTGTTTCGTCCGCTGCGGTCCTGGTCAGCGTCCATTGGCGAGAGCCTCGACGATGAGCCGCGTGGTCCGCTCGGCCCGCCGTCGTGA
- a CDS encoding DUF732 domain-containing protein: MFTGITSHGSALLASIVLLTGGAIVRDGAAAADPSQDEQFIALLAAEGIPAVEGMPTLISTAHKVCRVLDRGISVDTMVDAMLNNAYTQDPVERLYPRTRLTSTMTRFITASVEAYCPREQGKIATIMAQTAPASNRLWHSGPGWRKGPGGVLSLPHVKQTGAHGIALASSVRALPSGDMVPPSPPDIPPPPPAEHLRTPPRAIAVQPTPKRLPPLPERPPSPKQQPPPPQQLKPPTGAPRQGGPATGQGGTGGGDAGASGGGSGGGSTGGGGLVPASPMPPAQPMPPGFVRLAP; encoded by the coding sequence ATGTTCACCGGCATCACTAGCCACGGCAGCGCCCTGCTTGCCTCCATTGTCTTGCTGACCGGCGGCGCTATCGTGCGCGACGGCGCGGCAGCGGCCGACCCGAGCCAAGATGAGCAGTTCATCGCCCTTCTCGCCGCGGAAGGAATCCCCGCCGTCGAAGGCATGCCGACCCTCATCTCCACAGCCCACAAGGTTTGTCGCGTACTCGATCGCGGGATCTCGGTGGACACCATGGTGGACGCGATGTTGAACAATGCGTACACCCAGGATCCGGTCGAACGCCTTTACCCCCGCACCCGCCTCACGTCCACCATGACCCGGTTCATCACCGCGTCGGTTGAGGCCTACTGCCCGCGCGAACAGGGCAAGATAGCGACCATCATGGCCCAGACCGCACCGGCGTCGAATCGGCTGTGGCACAGCGGCCCCGGGTGGCGGAAGGGGCCGGGCGGCGTGCTGTCGCTGCCTCACGTGAAGCAGACCGGCGCGCATGGCATAGCGCTCGCATCCTCGGTCAGGGCGCTTCCGTCCGGAGACATGGTCCCGCCGTCGCCGCCGGATATTCCGCCACCACCGCCGGCCGAGCATCTCCGGACACCGCCCCGGGCGATCGCGGTGCAGCCCACACCAAAACGCCTGCCACCGTTGCCAGAGCGGCCGCCGTCGCCGAAGCAGCAGCCGCCGCCACCCCAACAGCTGAAGCCTCCGACGGGTGCGCCTCGGCAAGGCGGCCCTGCCACCGGCCAGGGTGGTACCGGCGGCGGCGATGCCGGGGCGAGTGGTGGCGGCAGCGGAGGTGGTAGCACGGGTGGTGGCGGCCTGGTGCCGGCCTCACCCATGCCGCCGGCGCAACCGATGCCGCCGGGCTTCGTCAGGCTCGCGCCGTGA
- a CDS encoding TetR/AcrR family transcriptional regulator — protein MPSDLTQVSAPRRRSEKSRRAIVTATRELLLERGFDGLTIEAVAARAGVGKQTIYRWWPSRPALVADVMLEDADKLLASVNHTDDLAADLAGWVRKLATTLTTARGSAMLRVLTAAGMEHEDTAVKLRGGFSEPLHESVRARIVADGIDGATAESAADAIVGGVVYPILSGAQPYSRRRAERTTRLIVEALANGR, from the coding sequence ATGCCAAGCGATCTCACCCAGGTGAGCGCGCCGAGGCGCCGCAGCGAGAAGTCGCGCAGGGCGATCGTCACCGCCACGCGCGAACTGCTTCTCGAGCGCGGGTTCGACGGCCTGACCATCGAGGCGGTCGCCGCTCGCGCCGGGGTCGGCAAGCAGACCATCTATCGGTGGTGGCCCAGCCGCCCAGCCCTGGTCGCCGACGTCATGCTCGAGGACGCCGACAAACTCCTGGCGTCGGTGAATCACACCGACGATCTGGCCGCCGACCTGGCGGGGTGGGTGCGCAAGCTGGCGACCACACTGACGACGGCCCGCGGCTCGGCGATGCTGCGGGTCTTGACCGCCGCGGGCATGGAGCACGAGGACACCGCCGTCAAACTGCGCGGTGGGTTCAGTGAACCGCTGCACGAGAGCGTCAGGGCGCGGATCGTCGCCGACGGCATCGACGGGGCCACCGCCGAGTCGGCCGCGGACGCGATCGTCGGCGGGGTCGTCTACCCGATCCTGTCCGGCGCCCAGCCCTACTCACGACGGCGGGCCGAGCGGACCACGCGGCTCATCGTCGAGGCTCTCGCCAATGGACGCTGA
- a CDS encoding TetR family transcriptional regulator, whose protein sequence is MAATASLAERKRTAMRQRIAGAAAQLVADRGLAGTTVDRIADEADIGRATFFRYFNSKEDAVAEGMTVHWLNRITTALAAQPEHLSATDAVIGAFAELAAGSADIEDRIRELATLTRSSETLDAWTLHIYVRYELAIADLIAPRLPRLAPQDPRPRLIGALAMATVRIALDDWLSHGGSLPERVGQGLAAITIG, encoded by the coding sequence ATGGCTGCCACGGCGTCGTTGGCCGAACGGAAGCGAACGGCGATGCGTCAGCGCATCGCCGGCGCCGCGGCTCAGCTGGTGGCCGATCGCGGTTTGGCGGGCACAACGGTGGACCGCATCGCCGACGAAGCCGACATCGGGCGGGCGACCTTCTTCCGGTACTTCAACTCCAAGGAAGACGCCGTCGCCGAGGGCATGACCGTCCATTGGCTCAACCGGATCACCACCGCGCTGGCCGCCCAACCCGAGCACCTGAGCGCCACCGACGCGGTCATCGGCGCCTTCGCGGAGCTCGCCGCCGGGTCCGCCGACATCGAGGACCGGATTCGTGAATTAGCTACTCTCACAAGGTCTTCCGAGACGCTGGACGCGTGGACGCTCCACATCTACGTGCGCTACGAGCTGGCCATCGCCGATCTCATCGCGCCGCGCCTGCCGCGGCTGGCCCCGCAAGACCCCCGGCCCCGCCTGATCGGCGCGCTGGCGATGGCGACCGTGCGGATCGCGCTGGACGACTGGCTGAGCCACGGGGGATCACTGCCGGAACGCGTGGGGCAGGGCCTGGCCGCGATCACGATCGGGTGA
- a CDS encoding sulfotransferase family protein, giving the protein MNLQDRFAPERLIAAACEEVGSDDFGAEGWRPGLHRLTDGLINDARLSDIGVEIAHLDIMRALKNRLGVIAWRTQHPEVATKPIAAPIFIVGQPRTGTTILYDLLAQDPQLRAPLTWEVDEPCPVPQPETYHDDPRIAQTQASIDMSEQIMPGFLAFHPMGARVGQECVRITAGEFVSMIFSVQYRLPSYYRWLLYEADHAGAYRYHQIFLQHLQSGVPGQWLLKSPAHLWQLDTLLAEYPDALIVQTHRDPLNVISSIAALTHHLRRMCSDESSIAECAAQSYEEIVVGLQREMALRDSGAVPADRVIDVQYRDFVKDPWTTIKDIYQRLDRELRPEAEQRMRDFLAVHPGDGGRGRYTWSDTGLQEGEVRERVRAYQERYAVPTENLR; this is encoded by the coding sequence ATGAACCTGCAGGACCGATTCGCCCCCGAACGGCTGATCGCCGCCGCCTGCGAGGAAGTCGGAAGCGACGACTTCGGCGCCGAGGGGTGGCGGCCCGGGCTGCACCGCCTCACCGACGGTCTGATCAACGACGCGCGGCTGTCGGACATCGGCGTGGAGATCGCCCACCTCGACATCATGCGGGCCCTGAAGAATCGCCTGGGCGTGATCGCCTGGCGCACACAACATCCCGAGGTCGCCACCAAGCCGATCGCGGCGCCGATCTTCATCGTCGGCCAGCCCCGCACCGGGACCACCATCCTCTACGACCTGCTCGCCCAGGACCCGCAGCTGCGCGCCCCGTTGACATGGGAGGTCGACGAGCCCTGTCCGGTTCCGCAGCCGGAGACCTATCACGACGACCCGCGTATCGCGCAGACGCAGGCCAGCATCGACATGTCCGAACAGATCATGCCGGGCTTTCTGGCGTTTCATCCGATGGGCGCCCGCGTCGGGCAGGAGTGCGTGCGCATCACCGCCGGAGAATTCGTCAGCATGATCTTCTCGGTGCAGTACCGCCTGCCGAGCTACTACCGCTGGCTGCTGTATGAGGCGGACCACGCGGGCGCCTACCGCTATCACCAAATCTTCTTGCAACACTTGCAGTCCGGGGTGCCCGGTCAATGGTTGCTCAAATCTCCGGCGCACCTGTGGCAGCTCGACACGCTGCTGGCGGAATACCCCGACGCACTGATCGTGCAGACGCACCGCGACCCGCTCAACGTCATCTCCTCGATCGCCGCCCTGACCCACCACCTGCGCCGAATGTGCAGCGACGAGTCCAGCATCGCCGAGTGCGCGGCGCAGTCCTATGAGGAGATCGTCGTCGGGCTGCAGCGCGAGATGGCCCTGCGAGACAGCGGGGCGGTGCCGGCCGACCGCGTGATCGACGTGCAATACCGCGACTTCGTCAAGGACCCGTGGACCACCATCAAGGACATCTACCAGCGGCTCGATCGCGAGCTGCGACCCGAGGCCGAGCAGAGGATGCGCGACTTCCTGGCCGTCCACCCCGGCGACGGCGGGCGCGGCCGCTACACGTGGTCAGACACCGGCCTGCAGGAGGGCGAGGTGCGCGAGCGGGTGCGCGCCTACCAGGAGCGCTACGCGGTGCCGACCGAAAACCTGCGTTGA
- a CDS encoding DUF1214 domain-containing protein, producing MSQEPVSSDPAAPTARAAWQFFQQMLTDVTKIVTEDAESERELLEGLRLIARVSSLCAQMSVEADAERPCFFDMCSQNRMVGGPNPDGNYYLAMIRGDRSYRVSGSRGTSAYLGLQVLAGTGLTPRRMAGYVSDGDLALDSGEFALVLSADEPSELAGAQWVQIPADASSLVVREYIGDRAREELATLRIEALDPGPLTPLTDGALADQFTAMAWSLMKLATLHRSIKPELLDMPNTLLTAEAASLGPADTTPDNLYMIGTYRLQPGEALVLDIAPPDTRYWNVTLESIWHECLEPRVRHSSVTNRGVVPDADGRVRIAVSAKDFGAGHWLDTGGRHRGFVVLRWLDNPSPPEVTVTVRQCEEPV from the coding sequence ATGTCTCAGGAACCCGTTTCGTCCGATCCGGCGGCCCCGACGGCGCGCGCCGCGTGGCAGTTCTTCCAGCAGATGCTCACGGACGTCACCAAGATCGTCACGGAGGACGCCGAGTCGGAGCGGGAGCTGCTCGAAGGGTTGCGGCTCATCGCCCGCGTCTCGTCCCTATGCGCGCAGATGTCGGTCGAGGCCGACGCCGAGCGGCCCTGTTTCTTCGATATGTGTTCACAAAACCGCATGGTCGGCGGCCCCAACCCCGACGGCAACTACTACCTGGCGATGATCCGTGGCGACCGAAGTTACCGGGTCAGCGGTTCCCGCGGCACGAGTGCGTACCTGGGGCTGCAGGTCCTGGCCGGCACCGGACTCACACCGCGCCGCATGGCGGGATATGTCAGCGACGGCGACTTGGCGCTGGACTCGGGCGAATTCGCGCTCGTGCTCTCGGCGGACGAACCCTCCGAGCTCGCCGGTGCGCAGTGGGTGCAGATACCCGCCGACGCCTCGTCCTTGGTGGTCCGCGAGTACATCGGTGATCGCGCGCGCGAAGAGCTGGCCACGCTGCGGATCGAGGCATTGGATCCCGGCCCGCTGACGCCGCTGACCGACGGCGCGCTCGCCGATCAGTTCACCGCGATGGCCTGGTCGTTGATGAAGCTTGCGACGCTGCACCGCAGCATCAAGCCCGAGCTGCTCGACATGCCGAACACGTTGCTGACCGCCGAGGCCGCGAGCCTGGGCCCCGCCGACACCACACCGGACAACCTGTACATGATCGGGACCTACCGGCTTCAACCCGGCGAGGCCCTGGTGCTCGACATCGCGCCCCCCGACACCCGGTACTGGAATGTCACGCTGGAAAGCATCTGGCACGAGTGCCTGGAACCGCGCGTCCGGCACAGCTCGGTGACGAACCGTGGCGTGGTGCCCGACGCCGACGGCCGGGTGCGGATCGCGGTCTCCGCCAAGGATTTCGGAGCCGGCCACTGGCTTGACACCGGCGGCAGGCATCGAGGCTTCGTCGTCTTGCGCTGGCTGGACAACCCCAGCCCGCCCGAGGTGACGGTGACGGTGCGCCAGTGTGAGGAGCCGGTATGA
- a CDS encoding acyl-CoA dehydrogenase, whose translation MTLGLSPEQQELSAAVGQFAGRHAPIAATRESFDDLAAGRRPGWWDALVGNGFHAVHLPESLGGQGGRLIDAACVLEAAGKALLPGPLLPTVTAGAVALLADPTTAAEALVRELVAGVTAAVVLPDEGDFSARADGGGWLITGASEVSAGVCAAGTVLVGARAEDDGVVWVLVDTERPGVTAEPVNGTDLVADTGTLRLDDYRVAGSEVLTGIDPDRARCVTLALLASALSGIVQWCVEAVTAHLRIREQFGKVIGTFQALQHNAAMLLVSSELATAAAWDAVRAADEPIDQHRMAAAGAAVIAISPVPDLVLDALTMFGAIGFTWEHDLHLYWRRAISLAASIGPANRWARRLGRLTCGRQRDMSVDLGDAESEFRSWVAETLDTAAQLRNDQPGRQGDYPEFETGPQRTLIADEGLIAPHWPAPWGLDAGPLRQLIIDDEFAKRPDLVRPSLGIAEWILPSVLRAAQPDLQEKLIPATQRGEIAWCQLFSEPGAGSDLAALSTRATKVDGGWKINGHKIWTSAAHRADFGALLARTDPDAGKHRGIGYFIVDMRSAGIEVQPIKTATGDAHFNEVFLTDVFVPDDMLLGDPTGGWNLAIATMAEERSAISGYVKFDRAAALRRLAAAPGPDRDDALRALGELDAYTNAIKALGVRETIRLLDGQASGPASSIAKVAMSVLLRRTFEATLRLTGRAAMVADSDPDIVERYLHLPAELIGGGTREIQLNIIAQMILGLPRK comes from the coding sequence GTGACCTTGGGACTGAGCCCGGAGCAACAGGAGCTCAGCGCCGCCGTCGGGCAGTTCGCCGGCCGGCACGCGCCCATCGCCGCCACCCGTGAGAGCTTCGACGACCTCGCGGCGGGGCGGCGGCCCGGATGGTGGGACGCCCTCGTGGGCAACGGCTTTCACGCGGTGCACCTGCCCGAGAGTCTCGGCGGGCAGGGTGGCCGGCTGATCGACGCCGCGTGCGTTCTGGAGGCGGCGGGCAAGGCGCTGTTGCCCGGCCCGCTGCTGCCCACGGTCACCGCCGGGGCCGTCGCGTTGCTGGCCGACCCGACGACGGCCGCCGAAGCCCTGGTGCGGGAGCTGGTCGCTGGGGTCACCGCGGCGGTCGTGCTTCCCGACGAGGGCGACTTCAGCGCACGCGCCGACGGCGGGGGGTGGCTGATCACCGGCGCGTCGGAGGTCTCCGCCGGTGTGTGTGCGGCGGGGACGGTTCTCGTCGGAGCGCGTGCGGAGGACGACGGCGTGGTCTGGGTGCTGGTGGACACCGAAAGGCCCGGTGTGACAGCGGAACCCGTCAACGGCACCGACCTGGTCGCCGACACCGGCACCTTGCGACTCGACGACTACCGGGTGGCCGGCTCCGAGGTGCTCACCGGGATCGACCCCGACCGCGCGCGGTGCGTCACGCTGGCCCTGTTGGCCAGCGCGTTGTCCGGCATCGTGCAGTGGTGCGTCGAGGCGGTCACCGCGCACCTGCGCATCCGGGAACAGTTCGGGAAGGTGATCGGCACCTTCCAGGCGTTGCAGCACAACGCGGCGATGCTGCTGGTGAGCAGCGAGCTGGCCACCGCGGCGGCCTGGGACGCGGTGCGTGCCGCCGACGAACCGATCGACCAGCATCGCATGGCGGCCGCCGGCGCGGCGGTGATCGCAATCTCACCGGTGCCCGATCTCGTCCTCGACGCGCTGACCATGTTCGGGGCCATCGGTTTCACCTGGGAGCACGATCTGCACCTGTACTGGCGAAGGGCGATCAGCCTCGCCGCCTCGATCGGCCCGGCGAATCGCTGGGCCCGGCGCCTGGGCCGGCTGACCTGCGGCCGGCAACGCGACATGTCGGTCGACCTCGGCGACGCGGAATCGGAATTCCGGTCATGGGTGGCCGAAACCTTGGACACCGCAGCGCAATTGCGTAACGACCAGCCCGGCCGCCAGGGCGACTACCCGGAGTTCGAGACGGGACCGCAGCGCACCCTGATCGCCGACGAGGGCTTGATCGCGCCGCACTGGCCGGCGCCCTGGGGACTTGACGCCGGCCCACTGCGACAGCTCATCATCGACGACGAGTTCGCCAAGCGGCCCGACCTGGTGCGTCCCTCCCTGGGCATCGCCGAGTGGATCCTGCCGTCAGTGCTGCGCGCCGCGCAGCCGGATCTGCAGGAGAAGCTGATCCCTGCGACGCAGCGCGGCGAGATCGCCTGGTGCCAGCTGTTCAGCGAGCCGGGCGCCGGATCGGATCTCGCCGCACTGTCCACGCGGGCCACGAAGGTCGACGGCGGCTGGAAGATCAACGGGCACAAGATCTGGACGTCGGCGGCGCATCGGGCGGACTTCGGGGCCCTGCTGGCACGCACCGATCCTGACGCCGGCAAACACCGCGGCATCGGCTACTTCATCGTCGACATGCGATCGGCCGGCATCGAGGTCCAGCCGATCAAGACGGCGACCGGCGACGCGCACTTCAACGAGGTCTTCCTGACCGACGTGTTCGTGCCCGACGACATGCTGCTCGGCGACCCGACCGGAGGCTGGAACCTCGCGATCGCCACGATGGCCGAAGAGCGTTCCGCCATCAGCGGTTACGTCAAGTTCGACAGGGCGGCCGCGCTACGCCGGCTTGCGGCCGCACCGGGACCGGACCGCGACGACGCGCTCCGCGCGCTCGGCGAGCTCGACGCGTACACCAACGCCATCAAGGCGCTGGGTGTACGGGAAACGATCCGGTTGCTCGACGGCCAGGCATCGGGGCCCGCCTCCAGCATCGCCAAGGTGGCGATGAGCGTCCTGCTGCGCAGGACCTTCGAGGCCACGCTGCGCTTGACCGGCCGTGCGGCGATGGTCGCCGACTCCGACCCCGACATCGTGGAGCGTTACCTGCACCTGCCCGCCGAGCTGATCGGCGGCGGCACCCGGGAGATTCAACTGAACATCATCGCGCAGATGATCCTCGGACTACCCCGAAAGTAG